One genomic segment of Desulfosporosinus sp. Sb-LF includes these proteins:
- a CDS encoding YitT family protein encodes MLSKKKRIEKTVKRVLFLILGSALAGIGLEIFLIPNNVIDGGIVGISIMAGFLTKWPVGLFIFVLNIPFFIFGYLQIGKSFTVSTIFSVAMLSMWVSVLHPVPGITHDVFLASVFGGIVLGIGVGLIIRYGGSLDGTEIIAIVLDKKTAFSIGEIVMFFNLFILSSAGLVFGWDRAMYSLVAYFIAFKVIDLTVEGLDESKEVMIISDKYEEIAEVLMARLGRGVTRLQGEGGFTGESKGVLYCVVTRLEISKLKSILDEIDDNAFVTISSVHEVMGGRFKKKAIH; translated from the coding sequence TTGCTTAGCAAAAAGAAACGGATTGAGAAAACCGTTAAACGAGTTTTATTTTTAATCCTGGGGTCTGCTCTTGCGGGAATAGGCTTGGAAATTTTTCTAATTCCTAATAACGTGATTGATGGTGGAATTGTGGGCATTTCCATCATGGCTGGGTTTCTTACTAAATGGCCTGTGGGTTTATTCATATTTGTTCTCAACATTCCATTTTTTATCTTTGGATATTTACAAATTGGAAAATCGTTCACTGTCTCCACAATTTTTTCGGTTGCTATGTTGTCTATGTGGGTCAGTGTTTTACATCCGGTACCTGGAATTACTCATGATGTATTTTTAGCGTCTGTTTTCGGCGGAATTGTCCTAGGAATTGGAGTGGGGCTAATCATTCGTTATGGTGGCTCTTTAGATGGGACAGAAATTATTGCCATAGTTCTAGACAAGAAAACAGCATTTTCCATTGGAGAAATAGTAATGTTTTTTAACCTCTTTATACTAAGCAGCGCGGGCTTAGTATTTGGATGGGATAGAGCTATGTACTCACTCGTTGCCTATTTCATTGCCTTTAAAGTCATTGACCTTACGGTAGAGGGGTTAGATGAATCTAAGGAAGTCATGATTATTTCGGATAAATATGAAGAGATTGCTGAAGTACTGATGGCTAGACTAGGAAGAGGTGTTACTCGGCTGCAAGGTGAAGGTGGATTTACAGGGGAATCAAAGGGTGTCCTATATTGCGTGGTTACACGGTTAGAAATCTCTAAGTTAAAATCGATTCTTGATGAAATTGATGATAATGCTTTTGTCACGATTAGTAGCGTGCATGAAGTAATGGGTGGAAGGTTTAAAAAGAAAGCAATTCACTAA
- the carB gene encoding carbamoyl-phosphate synthase large subunit codes for MPLNPAWKKILVIGSGPIVIGQAAEFDYAGTQACKALREVGLEVVLVNSNPATIMTDVKTANTTYLEPLLPESLEGILSKERPDALLPTLGGQTGLNLAMELERTGVLKRYDVALIGCNAETIYKAEDRDAFKETMLSLGEPVAKSVIVTTLEEGEEFANQQGFPLIIRPAYTLGGTGGGIVKNARNLEEVLQRGLQSSPIGQCLVERSVAGWKEIEYEVMRDDADNCITICNMENIDPVGIHTGDSIVVAPSQTLTDVEYQLLRASSLKIIRALGVNGGCNVQFALNPTSREYVVIEVNPRVSRSSALASKATGYPIAKMAALLSVGFTLPELTNPVTGHTSACFEPALDYVVVKFPRWPFDKFPAADHRLGTQMKATGEVMAMERTLEGALLKAARSLEIGSVGLRISASGRWTEMEIEDKLVRTDHERFFAIAEAFRRDWTILEVQMLTQIDPFYLSKIKELVSLEKRLQSGELTTELLRFSKVQGFSDLAIAKLTGRSEEAVRSMRLAAGIIPVFKTVDTCAAEFASATPYYYSSYDDEDEVEISNGPKVVVLGSGPIRIGQGIEFDYCSVHALAALQEAGVEAIMINNNPETVSTDFDTADKLYFEPLTVEDVLHVLNKEKADGVLVQFGGQTAVNLAGRLNLAGVQILGTPVDAIDMAEDRERFAQLLGRLGIPQSEGRSVTSIDQAKGIAEELEFPVIVRPSYVIGGRAMQVVESLSELDDYLRRAIHLSPEHPILVDRYLEGKEVEVDAVSDGEITVIPGIMEHIERAGVHSGDSLAVYPPQSLTPAEIEQIQDITCRISEGIGIKGLINIQFVVVRGKVFVLEVNPRASRTVPILSKVTGIPLVNLAVQVALGKTLKELGYKHGLAPEVPFVVVKAPVFSFEKLTKVETSLGPEMKSTGEVLGMDTQFGHALAKAFASSHIPLPNDGNILVSVAEKDRPEAITLARQLAQLGFGVKGTGDMAKALALCGVEVEEVSESSEALREAIRQREFSFILSTPTKGKKPEHTGYMLRRLAAEHGVPCFTSMDTAKAVVRALQEIRSQTTPQVLSLQEYLAL; via the coding sequence ATGCCTCTTAACCCGGCGTGGAAAAAGATCCTTGTCATCGGATCCGGTCCGATTGTGATTGGGCAAGCCGCAGAATTCGATTATGCCGGGACTCAAGCGTGTAAGGCCCTTCGTGAAGTGGGTTTAGAAGTTGTCCTGGTGAACAGTAATCCGGCAACCATCATGACGGATGTAAAAACAGCCAATACTACCTATCTTGAACCTCTGCTGCCAGAGTCTTTAGAGGGGATTCTCAGTAAAGAGCGGCCCGATGCATTGCTGCCAACCTTGGGTGGCCAAACAGGACTTAATTTAGCGATGGAATTGGAGCGCACTGGGGTTTTAAAGCGTTATGACGTGGCTCTCATCGGCTGTAATGCGGAAACCATTTACAAAGCGGAAGATCGCGATGCGTTTAAGGAAACGATGCTTTCACTAGGAGAACCCGTGGCGAAAAGTGTGATCGTGACGACCCTAGAAGAAGGAGAAGAGTTTGCCAATCAGCAGGGATTTCCGTTGATTATTCGGCCAGCTTATACCCTTGGTGGGACGGGCGGAGGGATTGTCAAAAATGCCAGGAACCTGGAAGAAGTTTTACAGAGAGGATTGCAGTCCAGCCCGATTGGACAATGTCTCGTGGAGCGGAGTGTGGCAGGTTGGAAGGAAATCGAGTATGAAGTCATGCGAGATGATGCGGATAATTGCATCACGATTTGTAATATGGAAAATATTGATCCCGTAGGAATTCATACTGGGGATAGCATCGTGGTGGCACCGTCGCAAACCCTAACAGATGTTGAGTATCAGTTGTTGCGGGCGTCATCCTTGAAGATTATTCGGGCCTTGGGGGTTAACGGCGGGTGTAATGTGCAATTTGCCTTGAATCCGACGAGCCGGGAATATGTGGTGATTGAAGTGAATCCACGGGTTAGCCGTTCCAGTGCGCTCGCTTCGAAGGCGACGGGTTATCCCATTGCCAAGATGGCAGCACTTCTGTCGGTAGGATTTACCCTCCCAGAATTGACAAACCCGGTCACAGGGCATACCAGTGCCTGTTTTGAACCAGCTCTTGATTATGTAGTGGTTAAATTCCCTCGTTGGCCGTTCGATAAGTTTCCTGCGGCGGATCATCGCCTTGGTACGCAGATGAAAGCGACCGGAGAGGTAATGGCCATGGAACGGACTCTAGAAGGCGCACTGTTAAAAGCGGCGCGTTCTTTGGAAATCGGCAGTGTAGGACTTCGGATCTCGGCTTCTGGGCGCTGGACTGAGATGGAGATTGAAGATAAGCTTGTTCGAACGGATCATGAACGTTTTTTTGCCATTGCCGAAGCGTTTCGACGGGATTGGACCATTCTTGAGGTACAAATGCTTACGCAAATTGATCCCTTCTATTTGTCTAAGATCAAAGAACTTGTTTCCCTCGAAAAACGGTTACAAAGTGGAGAGTTAACCACTGAGTTATTGCGTTTTTCTAAAGTCCAAGGATTTTCGGATTTAGCGATAGCCAAGCTCACTGGGCGTTCAGAGGAAGCAGTTCGTTCCATGCGCTTGGCGGCCGGAATCATTCCGGTCTTCAAGACAGTCGATACCTGTGCAGCTGAATTTGCTTCGGCAACGCCCTATTACTATTCTAGTTATGACGACGAAGATGAGGTGGAGATCAGTAATGGTCCCAAAGTCGTCGTCCTAGGCTCCGGGCCTATCCGGATCGGGCAAGGAATTGAATTTGATTATTGCTCTGTCCATGCCCTTGCGGCTTTGCAAGAAGCGGGTGTGGAAGCGATTATGATTAACAATAATCCGGAAACAGTCTCGACGGATTTTGATACTGCGGATAAATTGTATTTTGAGCCGTTGACCGTCGAAGATGTGCTTCATGTATTGAATAAGGAAAAAGCGGATGGAGTTTTAGTTCAATTTGGAGGGCAAACAGCCGTTAATTTGGCAGGGAGACTCAATCTTGCCGGAGTGCAAATTTTGGGTACACCCGTTGATGCGATTGATATGGCAGAAGATCGGGAACGCTTTGCTCAGCTCCTAGGTCGTCTAGGGATTCCTCAATCTGAAGGACGCAGCGTGACTTCCATTGATCAGGCTAAAGGAATTGCGGAGGAACTCGAATTCCCCGTGATCGTTCGTCCTTCTTACGTCATTGGGGGGCGCGCCATGCAAGTGGTGGAATCGCTCAGTGAACTTGATGACTATTTAAGACGGGCTATTCACCTGTCTCCGGAACACCCGATTTTGGTGGATAGATATCTTGAAGGAAAAGAAGTTGAAGTGGATGCGGTCTCAGACGGTGAAATAACCGTGATCCCGGGCATTATGGAGCATATCGAGCGCGCGGGAGTTCACTCGGGGGATAGTTTGGCAGTCTATCCGCCTCAAAGTTTAACGCCTGCTGAAATCGAACAGATTCAGGATATTACATGCCGTATCTCTGAGGGAATTGGCATCAAAGGACTTATCAATATTCAATTTGTCGTCGTTCGGGGCAAGGTGTTTGTGCTGGAAGTGAACCCGAGGGCGAGCCGGACAGTGCCTATTCTCTCCAAAGTCACAGGAATTCCGTTAGTGAATTTGGCGGTTCAAGTTGCCCTAGGTAAAACATTGAAGGAGTTGGGTTACAAACACGGTCTTGCTCCAGAGGTACCGTTCGTGGTCGTGAAGGCTCCCGTCTTTTCGTTCGAAAAGTTGACTAAAGTCGAAACATCCTTGGGGCCTGAGATGAAATCAACGGGCGAAGTCCTAGGGATGGACACTCAGTTTGGGCACGCTTTAGCGAAGGCCTTTGCGTCTTCTCATATTCCCCTTCCGAATGATGGAAATATACTGGTTTCCGTGGCAGAAAAAGATCGCCCAGAGGCCATAACTTTAGCCCGGCAATTAGCACAGCTGGGGTTTGGAGTCAAAGGGACGGGCGATATGGCCAAGGCCCTGGCTCTGTGTGGTGTAGAGGTCGAAGAGGTGAGCGAATCGAGCGAGGCCCTACGGGAAGCAATTCGGCAACGGGAATTTTCCTTTATTCTCAGTACTCCTACCAAAGGGAAAAAGCCGGAACACACGGGTTATATGCTGAGAAGGTTAGCGGCGGAACATGGGGTTCCCTGCTTTACGTCTATGGACACGGCGAAAGCCGTCGTGCGAGCTTTGCAAGAAATTCGGAGTCAGACTACGCCCCAGGTTCTATCGTTGCAGGAGTATTTGGCGTTGTAA
- the carA gene encoding glutamine-hydrolyzing carbamoyl-phosphate synthase small subunit yields the protein MKAALVLETGKIFMGESFGATGEALGEVVFNTGMTGYQEVLTDPSYAGQMVCMTYPLVGNYGINRLDDQSEKVQVQGFIVKEAARNPSHWQMEKNLSRTLAQSGVVGIKGIDTRALTRIIREHGVLRGVITTEIEHLGEWVPRLKAWLVPADVVAKVSTAEIYTLPALPAVRDKIAAVVANTANTPPAEPSSSDQTEKKTFHVVVMDFGIKRNILHAMQESGFDLTVVPHTTSAEQILALDSDGVFLSNGPGDPKEVAVGIETIRSLIGKRPIFGICLGHQLLSLALGGDTYKMKFGHRGGNQPVQDLESKRVTITSQNHGYAIAEESLEQTPLYITHRNLNDQSVEGVKHRDLPVFSVQYHPEAGPGPSESLYLFDEFAQLMQKWRAHHAS from the coding sequence ATGAAAGCAGCACTCGTACTTGAGACTGGTAAGATTTTTATGGGAGAGTCCTTTGGGGCAACTGGGGAGGCTTTGGGAGAAGTCGTCTTTAACACGGGGATGACAGGTTATCAAGAAGTGTTAACCGATCCCTCTTATGCGGGGCAAATGGTATGTATGACCTATCCACTCGTAGGAAATTACGGAATAAATAGGCTGGATGACCAATCGGAGAAGGTTCAGGTTCAGGGATTTATTGTGAAAGAAGCGGCCCGAAATCCCAGTCACTGGCAGATGGAGAAGAACCTTTCCAGGACGTTGGCGCAATCGGGGGTTGTGGGGATTAAAGGGATAGATACCCGTGCTTTAACGCGGATCATTCGAGAACATGGAGTTTTACGCGGAGTGATTACAACTGAGATTGAGCACTTGGGTGAGTGGGTTCCAAGGTTGAAGGCGTGGCTTGTGCCAGCCGATGTTGTGGCAAAAGTTAGTACCGCGGAAATTTATACCTTACCTGCTTTACCCGCTGTACGTGATAAAATCGCAGCAGTAGTTGCAAACACCGCAAATACTCCACCGGCTGAACCTTCATCGTCTGATCAAACCGAGAAGAAAACGTTTCATGTTGTTGTGATGGATTTCGGGATCAAGAGAAATATTTTACATGCCATGCAAGAGAGTGGTTTTGATCTGACGGTCGTTCCCCATACCACATCTGCAGAGCAAATTTTAGCCCTTGATTCGGATGGCGTCTTTCTGTCGAATGGGCCGGGAGATCCTAAGGAAGTGGCTGTGGGGATTGAGACGATCCGTAGCCTAATAGGGAAACGCCCTATTTTCGGAATATGTCTAGGACATCAACTCTTGTCACTCGCTTTAGGGGGGGACACGTATAAGATGAAGTTTGGGCATCGGGGTGGAAACCAACCGGTCCAAGACCTAGAATCAAAACGAGTGACGATCACCTCGCAAAACCACGGGTATGCTATTGCTGAGGAAAGTCTGGAGCAAACTCCTTTATATATAACTCATCGTAATCTCAACGATCAAAGTGTGGAAGGGGTAAAACATCGAGATTTGCCTGTCTTCTCAGTTCAGTATCATCCGGAAGCCGGACCAGGACCGAGTGAATCCCTTTATCTCTTTGATGAGTTCGCGCAATTAATGCAGAAATGGAGGGCGCATCATGCCTCTTAA
- a CDS encoding aspartate aminotransferase family protein gives MLEGLSTEAIVERGKNVVMNTYGRLPMTIVKGEGAWVWDPEGKRYLDFVTGLAVNSLGHSHPAIVHAVQEQAKELLHTSNIYWIANQVALAERLVRHSFADKVFFCNSGAEANESAFKLARKYARKKFGAHKYEVVTLENSFHGRTLATLTLTGQTKYQEGYDPLPVGFSYTALNDIEGLRSKIGETTAAIFIEPIQGEGGVIPASIEFLQEARALCDQYGALLIFDEVQCGVGRTGKLFAYEWSGVTPDIMTLAKALGGGVPIGAMLATDEVARAFQPGDHASTFGGNPLATATGCTVLDVMLADGFLEGVQERSAYFQKGLEQLAQKYQTGGPVRGKGFILGWPVSKLGPEIVEACLKDGLLINCVGGKILRFLPPLIVEKPEMDKALGILDEVFEAIWK, from the coding sequence ATGTTGGAAGGCTTATCAACCGAAGCAATCGTTGAGCGTGGGAAAAATGTGGTAATGAATACATATGGGCGCCTACCAATGACGATTGTCAAAGGGGAGGGTGCATGGGTATGGGATCCAGAGGGAAAACGATATTTGGATTTTGTGACAGGACTAGCGGTAAACTCGCTGGGGCATAGCCATCCGGCAATTGTTCATGCTGTTCAAGAACAGGCTAAAGAACTATTGCACACATCAAATATTTACTGGATAGCGAATCAAGTCGCTTTGGCAGAGCGCTTGGTGAGGCATTCATTTGCGGATAAAGTGTTTTTTTGCAACAGTGGAGCAGAGGCGAATGAATCCGCCTTTAAACTTGCGCGGAAATATGCTAGGAAAAAATTCGGGGCGCATAAATACGAAGTGGTTACCCTTGAAAACTCATTTCACGGGCGGACTTTGGCAACCCTCACGCTGACCGGGCAAACAAAATACCAAGAAGGGTATGATCCGCTTCCGGTAGGGTTCTCATATACAGCCTTAAATGATATCGAGGGTCTAAGGTCTAAGATCGGTGAAACTACGGCAGCGATTTTTATCGAACCTATTCAGGGTGAAGGGGGCGTAATCCCCGCATCAATAGAGTTTCTCCAGGAAGCGCGTGCGCTGTGTGACCAATATGGGGCCTTGTTAATTTTCGATGAGGTTCAGTGCGGTGTTGGGAGGACCGGAAAGCTCTTTGCCTATGAATGGAGCGGTGTAACTCCAGATATCATGACCTTAGCTAAAGCCTTGGGTGGTGGGGTGCCAATAGGTGCGATGCTGGCGACTGATGAAGTAGCCCGGGCCTTTCAACCTGGCGATCATGCTTCAACGTTTGGGGGGAACCCACTGGCTACAGCGACAGGGTGCACTGTATTAGATGTAATGCTTGCCGATGGATTCTTAGAAGGGGTTCAGGAGCGTTCGGCGTATTTCCAAAAGGGCCTTGAACAACTAGCCCAGAAATATCAAACGGGTGGCCCTGTCCGAGGAAAAGGGTTTATCTTAGGATGGCCTGTTTCTAAGCTGGGGCCGGAGATTGTCGAGGCTTGCCTCAAAGATGGACTTTTGATTAATTGTGTTGGCGGTAAGATCTTGCGTTTCCTTCCTCCCCTTATTGTTGAGAAACCAGAAATGGATAAGGCCTTGGGGATTCTGGATGAAGTCTTCGAGGCGATTTGGAAGTAA
- the argB gene encoding acetylglutamate kinase: protein MTPMEQGLSKAKVLVEALPYIQKFSGKTVVIKYGGHAMVDPVLKESVIMDVLLLHSVGIRPVLVHGGGPEINSMLKKVGIESQFVRGLRVTDAQTMEIAQMVLLGKLNTEMVSLLNRFGGKAVGLSGKDAQLLIAGKKPMQMPNSQGEMEEVDLGYVGEIQSVTPDILETLLGQGYIPVISPVASGEEGETYNVNADTAAGKIAEALRADKLLLLTDVSGILRDVSDKDSLISTISRGEVDQLVGQGVLSGGMLPKVECAVSALENGVGSVHILDGRLSHAILLELFTDGGIGTMFRS, encoded by the coding sequence ATGACCCCTATGGAACAAGGATTAAGTAAAGCGAAAGTTTTAGTGGAAGCCCTTCCATATATTCAGAAATTTTCGGGGAAAACCGTAGTCATCAAGTATGGCGGGCATGCAATGGTAGACCCTGTTTTAAAGGAATCCGTCATTATGGATGTGCTGCTTTTGCATTCCGTAGGAATTCGTCCCGTATTGGTGCATGGAGGGGGACCGGAAATCAACTCTATGTTGAAGAAGGTGGGGATCGAAAGTCAGTTTGTGAGAGGTTTGAGAGTGACTGATGCGCAAACCATGGAGATTGCTCAAATGGTTTTGTTAGGGAAATTAAATACGGAGATGGTCTCTCTTCTCAATCGTTTTGGCGGGAAGGCTGTCGGTTTGTCTGGTAAAGATGCACAACTACTCATAGCTGGAAAGAAACCTATGCAGATGCCTAATAGTCAAGGCGAAATGGAAGAGGTCGATTTGGGGTATGTCGGGGAAATCCAGAGTGTTACCCCTGATATTTTAGAAACCTTACTCGGACAGGGCTATATCCCAGTCATCTCACCCGTGGCCAGCGGAGAAGAGGGAGAAACCTACAACGTCAATGCCGATACCGCTGCAGGAAAGATAGCAGAGGCTCTTCGAGCAGACAAATTGTTACTGTTGACCGATGTGAGTGGAATCCTGCGTGATGTTTCAGATAAGGACTCTCTTATTTCGACGATTTCCAGAGGAGAAGTCGATCAACTGGTGGGCCAAGGGGTTTTAAGTGGTGGAATGCTACCTAAAGTAGAGTGTGCGGTCTCAGCCTTAGAAAATGGAGTGGGAAGTGTCCATATCCTTGACGGGCGTTTAAGCCACGCTATTTTATTAGAATTGTTCACAGATGGCGGAATTGGTACGATGTTCCGAAGCTAA
- the argJ gene encoding bifunctional glutamate N-acetyltransferase/amino-acid acetyltransferase ArgJ → MNNAEKAWKLINGGVAAPKGFHAVGVQAGIKYENKYDVALIFSEVQAQAAGVYTRNLVKAHPLYLTQRHLNNGLAQAIVINSGNANACVGEFGDQAALAMTQTAAMFLAVPPEDVLVASTGVIGVEMPVERVLNGIRAASAELLGDVVKGIRGQNETATEGAHRAALAIMTTDTRVKEYAYELPCSQGGVIHIGAIAKGSGMIHPNMGTMLGFLTTDASIQAEELQRILREAVDGSFNMVTVDGDTSTNDMVLILANGASGVAPSGEDWVKFEKMVKAICIQLAQDIARDGEGASKYMEVTVSGAKTKGDARMIARSICGSSLVKAALFGEDANWGRILTAAGYSGAEFDPNKVDVFLGDIIVAQAGKGVSFSEEQAKEILSANEVKISLNLNSGEEQATAWGCDLTHEYVTINGSYRT, encoded by the coding sequence GTGAATAATGCTGAAAAGGCTTGGAAATTAATCAATGGTGGTGTAGCAGCCCCTAAAGGGTTTCATGCTGTCGGCGTCCAAGCGGGAATAAAGTATGAAAATAAATATGATGTGGCCTTAATTTTTTCAGAGGTACAAGCGCAAGCCGCCGGTGTCTACACTCGAAACCTGGTTAAAGCACACCCGTTGTATTTAACGCAACGTCATCTGAATAACGGTTTGGCCCAAGCGATTGTAATCAACAGTGGCAATGCTAATGCTTGTGTCGGAGAATTCGGGGACCAAGCAGCGTTAGCAATGACTCAAACTGCCGCTATGTTTCTGGCAGTTCCACCTGAGGATGTGCTTGTGGCTTCAACTGGCGTAATTGGAGTCGAAATGCCAGTTGAGCGAGTTTTAAATGGTATTCGAGCGGCAAGTGCAGAGCTCCTTGGAGACGTAGTAAAGGGGATTCGTGGGCAAAACGAGACTGCAACTGAAGGGGCTCATCGTGCAGCACTCGCGATTATGACAACTGATACAAGGGTAAAAGAATATGCCTATGAGCTTCCCTGTTCTCAGGGAGGCGTGATTCATATTGGAGCTATCGCGAAAGGATCTGGAATGATTCATCCGAATATGGGGACAATGTTGGGTTTTCTGACGACGGATGCGAGTATTCAGGCTGAAGAATTACAGCGGATCTTGCGGGAGGCGGTCGATGGGAGTTTCAATATGGTCACCGTCGATGGGGATACGAGCACGAATGATATGGTCCTTATTCTGGCAAATGGGGCTTCCGGAGTAGCTCCGAGCGGAGAAGATTGGGTAAAATTTGAAAAAATGGTGAAAGCGATCTGTATTCAGTTGGCTCAGGATATTGCTCGAGATGGAGAAGGAGCCAGCAAGTATATGGAAGTAACAGTATCGGGAGCTAAAACAAAAGGCGATGCTCGTATGATTGCGCGTAGTATTTGTGGTTCTAGCTTGGTTAAAGCAGCCCTATTCGGAGAGGATGCCAACTGGGGACGGATTTTGACGGCGGCAGGGTACTCTGGAGCAGAGTTTGATCCGAACAAAGTCGATGTCTTTCTGGGAGATATTATCGTTGCTCAAGCGGGAAAAGGTGTCAGTTTTTCAGAAGAGCAGGCTAAAGAGATTCTAAGCGCGAATGAAGTGAAGATCAGTCTGAACCTTAACTCTGGTGAAGAACAGGCAACAGCCTGGGGATGCGATCTCACTCACGAGTATGTCACAATCAATGGGAGTTACAGAACTTGA